One window from the genome of Nicotiana tomentosiformis chromosome 5, ASM39032v3, whole genome shotgun sequence encodes:
- the LOC138892208 gene encoding uncharacterized protein, which translates to MTQEIALGARFGEVVDITRRLEQVHSQKSEEREAKRPRGSGGFSGASSRGQSHHNRGHPYRPAQMANLVHCGASQTMVHTVLVQRYCPHLLGGLVQQRGQAMTSTPVTSPPAQPTQGGAQAARGHLRLGGRSGGSQARCYAFPSRSEAVASDTVITCIVSVCHNDASILFVPGSTYSYVSLYFARYLDMQRESLVSSVHESMLVGDSIIVDRVYQVCVVTIGGLEMRVYILIVSMVNLDVILGWIGYSHVMLFWIVMLRLKGCLSYLDFVGDVGADTPTIDSVLVVRDFLDVFPVDLLGMPPNRDIDFGMDLVTGTQPISIPLYHVAPAELKELKEQLEELLDKGFIRPSVSPWGAPILFVKKKDGTMRIQEEHAQHLRIVLRMLREEKLYAKFCKCGFRLSSVEVLGTWCPARGSRYYHRVVKGFSSIVAPLTKLTQKGAPFRWSDECEESFQSSRLP; encoded by the exons ATGACTCAGGAGATTGCATTAGGTGCTAGGTTCGGcgaggtggttgatattactAGGCGGCTAGAGCAGGTTCATAGTCAGAagagtgaggagagggaggccaagaggcctcgtggttcgggcGGTTTCAGTGGTGCTTCTTCTAGAGGACAGTCCCACCACAACAgaggtcatccttataggcccgctcagatggctaaCCTAGTTCATTGTGGTGCATCACaaaccatggttcatacagtgctcgtccAG AGGTATTGTCCCCATCTTTTAGGAGGTCTAGTTCAGCAGAGGGGCCAGGCTATGACTTctacaccagttacttcaccacccgctcagccaactcagggtggggctcaggcagctagaggtcaccTTAGActgggaggccgatcaggtggcagtcaggctcgatgctatgctttcccTTCCCGATCAGAGGCTgttgcttcagacacagtgatcacatgtattgtttcagtatgccacaatgatgcttccatattatttgtccctggttccacttattcatatgtatcattatattttgctcgttatttggatatgcaacgtgagtccttagtttcgtCTGTTCATGAATCTATGCTGGTGGGCGATtcaattattgtggatcgtgtgtatcaagtatgtgtggtgaccattggaggATTGGAGATGAGAGTTTATATCTTAATTGTTAGTATGGTTAATCTTGACGTGATTCTGGGATGGATTGGTTAttcccatgtcatgctattctggattgtcatgctaagact gaaggggtgtttgtcatatttggattttgtgggggatgttggtgctgatactcctaccattgattctgttctagTAGTTAgagactttctggatgtatttcctgtagatctgctgggcatgccacccaatagggacattgattttggtatggaCTTGGTGactggcactcagcccatttccattcctctGTATCAtgtggcaccagcagagttgaaggaattgaaagagcagcttgagGAGCTTCTGGATAAaggattcattaggcctagtgtgtcgccttggggtgcgccgattctatttgtgaagaagaaggatggtactatgcggat ccaagaggagcatgcacaacatctgaggattgtgctACGGatgttgagggaggagaagctttatgctaagttctgtAAGTGTGGGTTTAGGCTCAGTTCGGTGGAGGTTTTGGGCACATGGTGTCcagcgaggggatcaag ATATTATCATCGTGTCGTGAaaggtttctcgtccattgtagCGCCtttgaccaagttgacccagaagggtgctccattcaggtggtctgatgagtgtgaggagagcttccaaagctcaagactaccttga